From a region of the Zingiber officinale cultivar Zhangliang chromosome 10B, Zo_v1.1, whole genome shotgun sequence genome:
- the LOC122029077 gene encoding uncharacterized protein LOC122029077, giving the protein MKEMIKSSAGKKVKEEREELKPKKLPPRLKSMMSARNLFSGKDLLSQISEFYHKLKRMAVGSKTPVGEEVKKEVNNVAESPQQDSKLLIPNKLKIVIEKSTFLKDVRANPPTLQSFPYPRGVKKEREVLQEGCSNVSVAGDSGGTTIDLFWFLKSCSYLE; this is encoded by the exons ATGAAAGAGATGATCAAGTCGAGCGCCGGGAAAAAGGtaaaagaggagagggaggaacTAAAGCCGAAGAAGCTACCACCTCGTCTGAAGAGCATGATGTCGGCCAGGAATTTATTCTCCGGGAAGGACCTATTGAGCCAGATTTCCGAGTTCTACCACAAGCTCAAGAGAATGGCAGTTGGAAGTAAGACTCCCGTCGGAGAAGAGGTCAAGAAGGAGGTCAACAATGTAGCTGAAAGCCCTCAACAAGATAGCAAGCTTCTGATCCCAAA TAAACTGAAGATTGTGATCGAGAAATCAACATTTCTGAAGGATGTTAGAGCAAATCCTCCGACACTACAGAGTTTCCCTTACCCTCGCGGCGTAAAGAAG GAAAGGGAAGTTCTTCAAGAAGGTTGTAGCAATGTGTCTGTTGCTGGTGATTCTGGAGGGACTACAATAGATTTGTTCTGGTTTCTAAAATCTTGTTCTTATCTGGAGTAG